GAAGATTCACACCATCGATCTCCGCTTTCAGGGCATCGAGCAAGCCATCGCCTCCTACCTGGTGGAGGCTCCCCAGGGTCCCGTGCTGGTCGAGTGCGGTCCCGCCTCCACGCTGGACCGCCTGCGCGGCGAAATCAGGCGGCTGGGATTCAGCGAGGACGACATCCGCCATCTGCTGGTCACTCACATCCATCTCGACCACGCCGGAGCCGCCGGCTGGTGGGCCCGCAACGGAGCCACCGTCTACGTCCACGTGATCGGAGCCCGTCACCTGGTCTCGCCAGCGGCGCTGCTGAAAAGCGCCGCGCGAATCTACGGCGACATGATGGACAAGTTATGGGGCGAGGTGCTTCCCTGCCCCCAAGACAAGGTGGTTTCACTGCGGGACGGCGACGTCGTGGAGGCCGCCGGCGCCAAGTTCACCGCCATTCAGACCCAGGGCCACGCCCGCCATCACCACACGTTCCGCCTGCAGGAGGTGGCCTTTACCGGAGACGCCGCCGGCATCCGCCTGCCTGGAAGCACCCTGGTCGAGCTTCCCGCCCCGCCGCCC
The nucleotide sequence above comes from Acidobacteriota bacterium. Encoded proteins:
- a CDS encoding MBL fold metallo-hydrolase, which gives rise to MKIHTIDLRFQGIEQAIASYLVEAPQGPVLVECGPASTLDRLRGEIRRLGFSEDDIRHLLVTHIHLDHAGAAGWWARNGATVYVHVIGARHLVSPAALLKSAARIYGDMMDKLWGEVLPCPQDKVVSLRDGDVVEAAGAKFTAIQTQGHARHHHTFRLQEVAFTGDAAGIRLPGSTLVELPAPPPEFDVPAWNATIDRLRSEDFRAIYPTHFGRVDEADQQLTSLKQLIQDSARFVRERMQRLSYEELVKAYTEWNIERARSCGTDEEIITRYHTANPLEMSVTGILRYWQQAAQA